A window of Pseudomonas alcaliphila JAB1 genomic DNA:
CCGCCGACGCCGCCGCGCGATTGCAGCTGCACGGAGTAGGGGGTGCCGACACTGGCCTGCGGCAGTGCGGAGAGCTGGGTGATGTGCAGCCTTGCAGCGGGGTGGCTGGTGGCCAGACGATAAAATTTGACCCGCGCGCCATCTTCGCTGTTGTCGCTACGACTGTTCAGAAAGGCGCCTGCCTTGAAGTAGAAGGTGCGGCTGTCCCAGGCGGGGTCCAGCGGAACCTGGAGGACCTGCGAGCCATTGATCGTGACGGCCACCTCGGCCACGCCCTCGCGGTTGCGCGCCATGCCCAGGCGATAGACGAATGCCTGGCCCAGCTGAATGCCCTCGGCCAGGTTGTAGCGTTCGGCCTCCTCGGTGGCCTCCGGGCTCTGCTTGATCCTGGCGAAGAGGCGCCCGGTCTGGGCGTCCATGTCGTACTGGTAGTACAGGGTGGCCAGCGGCATGGCTTCATAGGCGTGGATCTGGCCAACGGCTACCAGGCCGTTGCTCACCGGCGCCTGCAAAACGCGCAGGCGTGCATCCAGGTGTGCACGGCCTTGGTTGTCCCAGTTCACTGCGTTCGAGCTGGGATCTATCATCTGTCGTAGTTCGGCGCGGGCGTAGTCGGCGCGAGCTGAAAGCGCGCCGTTGGTGGGGGCCCAGAAGGTCATGGCACCGTCGGTATCGGTGCGGAAATAGGGCGAGGTGTAGC
This region includes:
- a CDS encoding polysaccharide lyase family 7 protein, whose translation is MNNNLVATPSKRRYATAIGAAVTGSLLSFASQAELRPQLAPGGNFALENWSLTLPVDEKGGTQGRAQTLYPEQLSGPQGYTSPYFRTDTDGAMTFWAPTNGALSARADYARAELRQMIDPSSNAVNWDNQGRAHLDARLRVLQAPVSNGLVAVGQIHAYEAMPLATLYYQYDMDAQTGRLFARIKQSPEATEEAERYNLAEGIQLGQAFVYRLGMARNREGVAEVAVTINGSQVLQVPLDPAWDSRTFYFKAGAFLNSRSDNSEDGARVKFYRLATSHPAARLHITQLSALPQASVGTPYSVQLQSRGGVGGATWRLVSGFPPVGLTLSSDGVLSGEPQNATSIPDDFTAQIRDANGNTLSKKFSIVVNP